One stretch of Deltaproteobacteria bacterium DNA includes these proteins:
- the tuf gene encoding elongation factor Tu (EF-Tu; promotes GTP-dependent binding of aminoacyl-tRNA to the A-site of ribosomes during protein biosynthesis; when the tRNA anticodon matches the mRNA codon, GTP hydrolysis results; the inactive EF-Tu-GDP leaves the ribosome and release of GDP is promoted by elongation factor Ts; many prokaryotes have two copies of the gene encoding EF-Tu), producing MAKQKFERKKPHVNVGTIGHIDHGKTTLTAAITKVLAEQGMAQFVA from the coding sequence ATGGCGAAGCAGAAATTTGAGCGCAAGAAGCCGCACGTGAACGTGGGGACGATCGGACACATCGATCACGGCAAGACGACACTGACGGCGGCGATCACCAAGGTGCTGGCGGAGCAGGGGATGGCGCAGTTCGTGGCCT